DNA sequence from the Armigeres subalbatus isolate Guangzhou_Male chromosome 1, GZ_Asu_2, whole genome shotgun sequence genome:
GTACGTTAGAaacacttgatgtgaagaacgcattcaacaacGCAAGCTGGGATCCCATCGCGCTCCCGTTACACCGGCTTTATTGCTTTGTTATATTAATCATTGCGATTAGGATTTATTTCCGGTATGACAATAATTAAAAACATACTGACCATTTAATAAAGTTATGAATCATGTACAATTTACCACCATAAACATGATATCTATCACATTTTTCAAACAATCAAAATTAAATCTTCAAGAATGGTTGCAATGCATTacaattaatgcaaaaaaaatgaaagatgaTCGAAAAAAAgcgatctattctcctaaagtgTGTTTTACCTTTCTATTGTggttttcaatacattttatgatgcaTAATCGCCGCGTGGTGGATAAATCTGTTGTTTCATATCTAAATTTATATCTAATTATATGTATACATAAACATTTTTGGGATCGTTTATAAATTACCTAACGCTGTAgtgggagggagggggtcacaCCAAGCCTTACggctaaaacaaataaattttatcatcCCTATGAAAAGTGTTGCAAGGATGGGATGGAGTTCAGCCCAAAtttgtgttacgtaatttgtgaacggccTCTATTTCTCATTTTGTAATTATACAATACTGGTTTAATTTCAGCTTTAACCTTATCCACAATTTGTATGCATTGCGTGCACTTCGTTTGATTCGCTCCATCATCATCGCGCAGTACCGGTGGTGCCATCTTCAACCCGTCTCGATTCGAAAGCTTCGCCTTCGCGTTCCTAGTCAGCAAAGCTCACATCATGGCAACCACACGCAGTCAGCGGACTGCATCCCGTGGCGGCACGCTTGCTGCGATGCGTTTTCATTAGTCCCTTCTGGCGCGTGACTTGCGCAGAATGCACGTGCGAGGATATTTCTTTGGTTTCACAGTCCGGTCAGAAGCTGCAGAGATTTCGGAACGATTGGATGCAATTTTGTGTTTGCGTAAAATTATCCATTAGTGAATTGGCTTTCaaaagtgattttttgttcTAATTGGTGTTGAAAAAGTGATACTTTGGTTGTTTTTCGTGAAATTATGGGACAATCCTGACGATTTTGTCAATAACGCTGGGAATTTGTGTCTTTATTTTCAGAAGGATCCACTCCAGACACGCCATGATGCACTCCAGTCTGGAATCAACATGGATGCACCCATTTTTCGCTGTTGAATTTTCTTCTCCGTTTCGTTTCAGCGAACCGGAAAAATGcagttctgaagaatttttatcgattttttattatttagatGCAAGcctttaaataattataataattgtCAGGCAATTTCGGGAAAATGATCTTTGTACTAAAATAGCCTTTATTTAATTGATACAGAAGACACCACCCCAAAGTCGGTGGTTCATCCACTGTTTGGAGGGGGCGCCTGCCGCTGGCCCGGCTGCGAAAGGATATTCGACGACTTCGACGAGTTCTACAACCATCTTCAGTCGGATCACATCAATGGGGACTACTCGGCTGCGCAGGCTCGCATCCAGATGGAGGTGGTGTGCCAGTTGCATCTGCAGCTGCAGAAGGAACGCGATCGACTGCAGGCGATGATACTGCACCTGAACAAGAAGAACGAAATGACGCGGATTCCAATGGCTGGTGCCAGCCCGTTTGTGCCGCAGATTCCGCCACCCCCACCGCCGTATGATTTGATCGCGGGGCTGCGCTTTCCACCGGCAGGCCCAGTGACCGATGGGTCGATGGTTGAGGCGGCGCTTCAGTTGACCACCAAACAGCAGCAAGTtttgcatcatcatcatcagcagcagcagcaacagcaccaccaccagcagcagcatcaGCAGCCGGGGCGGTCATCGAAGGGATCGATCAGAGCGAAGTATTTCGGCTCACCGCAGGACACGGATGCGGGGGGCTACAAGGAGGTACATTTTCCCGATGTGCAGGACGGTGAGTGTGTTGGTGTGTGAATGTCTGTTGGGAAGTATTGTGCTTATTTAAAGCTGTGCTTTATGATTGCAGATGTTCAGAAGAATCGTGAGTTTTATCGCAGTCATGACGTGCGTCCACCTTTCACTTATGCGTCTTTAATCAGACAGGTGAGTTTTCAATcttaatacaatacaattataTACGAAGGTCATTGGCATAAAGGTTGCTTCACACGACATTAGGTCTCTGGTCACGAGATAAAAGAACTAGCTATGTGTTTGTGTCAacatagaatctatttttaaaattccGTCGAGGAACGATTCTTTATATACTTCGGCAGCCTTATttgattacaaaaaaaaatggctgAAGACGAGAATTGAATCTTAGCTCTCCACCAAGCCTAGCGCAATTCGACTGACGCGATAGCCTTCTGGGAAGCAGTTAAAGAAGACTATCATAATCCTCGTTCTttactatgtgaatgtgataATTATTATAAAATCACAAGTAGAAGGGTAATACCGACAGCAAAGGGCGATGTTAGTGGAATTGGCACTATGCTTATCTGCGTCCTTGTCCGCCAGCAAGTTGAACGGAGtcgggaagattgtgtgagTCGAAGTTATGCTGCGGTGCAAGTTGCATATATTTGTTACTGGAGGAACCAACGAGAGTCGTTTcgatgtattgatcgaaaccaaattAACCGATTTAATGCAACAAATATAACATTCTCTGTACGGTTTTCATgtgagatttgatacaaaacgaAGAATGTCTTCTGAATTTCTTCACCTTTTTACCTATCTCGTATAACAAAGATAACAAGGTGATACCTGAAGGTTATcatttcaattctttttttgcctttctcgtacaacaaagttgtaccgaaaggctatatgatcactcccagagaatgtaaaacaacaacattgtccttgtaagtgttgggacaaactcaattCGCAACAAACGTTTgccccaaactgcaacagaataggacaatgatcgcctgtcGCGAGAAGTAGTCGGCTATCGATGATGTTTTCGGTTAattaagtatcagttatcaatgtCTAGACAAAAACATAACCATTTGCTGATAAATTTGTGTTTTATTTCGGGGCCCGGGGCCACAGCCCACAAACCCCCCTTAATTCGGCCCTGTGTTTAACCAAGGACGATGGGTCCGATGTTAAATTCAACTGCGGAGAAGATAGGTTGGTTCAAATCGGAGCAGCTCAGCTTAGtttaatcacagacaaacagacgtaacattGCAGAAATCAACATCGACCGTGACTTCAaagattaaattgaattttattggttGCGTGTTTcccaactagaggcgctagtgtcgtaatccttcgagtttaaCATTCCACTCCAGCACCTTATGGTGtcgatgtcatacgaaacattgtttcgtgtaacatgctcaaAAGATGGTGGTAGAagagttgagcgatggatttttcagaaaaatgttcaagctgttacgtttgtttgtctgtgcttcaaCTATGATAGTCCAAAGTTAACTAATTTATACTGGCGGAGTTCAACTGGGGCACGATGGTGCACGCGACCAACCAAATTGAGTATTTTCCCTCaaattcgttttttttattcctttctttatttgttaggcactctgtgttacttaaccgctactgtgccgagatctactgtggtattctgctgtacagaatccacacagaatcaatttttagtttttccattaccattattgttgtcgttgccagtccatctcctCGTGAGTctattgtgtccatttgtccgtgtcgtggatccaatgatcgttgcgcattgttcggttgccatttatccgggtacgttggaggaatgcctccgagaagaacaatttgtcagtcgtcatcaggcagtcgcAACGGTAAGAGCGCTCCCCAATACGCTACCGtgtaggctgcgcatccggcgactgacgagggtttggtggaggggctgggaatcgaacccatgaccattcgcttgtaaggcgaacgtgtagccaactacgctacgggaccccctccTCAAATTTGTTTGTGTACGCCAAAATTGTtctttaaaatgatttttcccAAACTTTTATCAATCTTggggaaatttccgaaagaattattggtggaatttttgaaggaatttctacaggaaatcaCGAAAAAATCCAGGAGAAATCCAGGTATTTTTGTAaaagaaattccatttgacatTCCAAtgtaaattccttcgaaaattccttcagggattcatccggaagttcatagagaaattcttttagaagttcctctttggaaattcctttagcaatcctctcagaaattcctttaggattacTTTTCGTAAATCCGCTCGGGttctccttcggaaaatcctttaatgattcatttgtaaattcctccaaaaatactttcgagggctcctcttgaaaggaggcttccgagcctcttgaaaggaggcttccgagcctcttgaaaggaggcttccgagcctcttgaaaggaggcttctgagcctcttgaaaggaggctctgagcctcttgaaaggaggcttgagcctcttgaaaggaggcttctgagcctcttgaaaggaggcttctgagcctcttgaaaggaggcttctgagcctcttgaaaggaggcctgagcctcttgaaaggaggcttctgagcctctttaaaggaggcttctgagcctcttgaaaggaggcctgagcctcttgaaaggaagcctgagcctcttgaaaggaggcttctgagcctcttgaaaggaggcttctgagcctcttgaaaggaggcttctgagcctcttgaaaggaggcttctgagcctcttgaaaggaggcttctgagcctcttgaaaggaggcctgagcctcttggaaggaggcttcctgagcctcttgaaaggaggcttctgagctcttgaaaggaggcttctgagctcttgaaaggaggcttcctgagcctcttgaaaggaggcttctgagcctcttgaaaggaggcttctgagcctcttgaaaggaggcttctgagcctcttgaaaggaggcctgagcctcttgaaaggaggcctgagcctcttgaaaggaggccctgagcctcttgaaaggaggcctgagcctcttgaaaggaggcttctgagcctcttgaaaggaggcttctgagcctcttgaaaggaggcttcagagcctcttgaaaggaggcttctgagcctcttgaaaggaggcttctgagcctcttgaaaggaggcctgagcctcttgaaaggaggcttctgagcctcttgaaaggaggctctgagcctcttgaaaggaggctctgagcctcttgaaaggaagcctccagcctctttaaaggaggcctgagactcttgaaaggaggcttctgagcctcttgaaaggaggcttcctgagcctcctgaaaggagactctgagcctcttgaaaggaggcctgagcctcttggaaggaggcttctgaacctcttgaaagaaggctggagtctcttgaaaggaggctctgagcctcttgaaaggaggctctgagcctcttgaaaggaggcttctgagcctcttgaaaggaggcctgagcctcttgaaaggaggctgccgagcctcttgaaagaaggtttctgagcctcttggaaggaggcctgaggcctcttgaaaggaggctgccgagcctcttgaaaggaggctgctgagcctcttgaaaggaggcttctgagcctcttgaaaggaggcttctgagcctcttgaaaggaggctctgagcctcttgaaaggaggcttcctgaccctcttgaaaggaggcttctgaggcctcttgaaaggaggcttctgagcctcttgaaaggaggcttcaagcctcttgaaaggaagcttcctagcctcttgaaaggaggcttctgagcctcttgaaaggaggcttcctgagcctcttgaaaggaggcttctgagcctcttgaaaggaggcttctgagcctcttaaaaggaggcctgagcctcttgaaaggaggctttgagcctcttgaaaggaggcctgagcctcttgaaatgaggcttctgagcctcttggaaggaggcttccgagcctcttgaaagtaggcttcctggcctcttaagaggaggcttctgatcatcttgaaaggacgcctttgagcctcttaaaagaaggcttctgagcctcttgaacggataATGggaggaggcatctgagcctcttggaaggaggcttctgagcctcttgaaaggaggcttctgagcctcttgaaaggaggcttccgagtatctttagagaaggcttctgagcactctaagcctcttgaaaaattcctagcctcttgaaaagaggcttctgagcctcttgaaaagaagcttgagcctcttgaaaggaggcttctgagcctcttgaaaggaggcttctgagcctcttgaaaggaggctgagcctcttgaaaggaggcttctgagcctcttgaaaggaggcttctgagcctcttgaaaggaggcttctggagcctcttgaaaggaggcctgagcctcttgaaaggaggcctgagcctcttgaaaggaggctgctgagcctcttgaaaggaggcctgagcctcttgaaaggaggcttcctgagcctcttgaaaggaggcctgagcctcttgaaaggaggctggagcctcttgaaaggaggcttctgagcctcttgaaaggaggcttctgagcctcttgaaaggaggccctgagcctcttgaaaggaggcttctgagcctcttgaaaggaggcttctgagcctcttgaaaggaggcctgagcctcttgaaaggaggcttctgagcctcttgaaaggaggcctgagcctcttgaaaggaggcctgagcctcttgaaaggaggcttctgagcctcttgaaaggaggcttctgagcctcttgaaaggaggcctgagcctcttgaaaggaggcttctgagcctcttgaaaggaggcttctgagcctcttgaatggaggcttcctgagcctcttgaaaggaggcctgagcatcttgaaaggaggcctgagcctcttgaaaggaggcttctgagcctcttgaaaggaggcttccaggcctcttgaaaggaggcttgaggcctcttgaaaggaggcttctgagcctcttgaaaggaggcttctgagcctcttgaaaggaggcctgaggcctcttgaaaggaggcttctgagcctcttgaaaggaggctgagcctcttgaaaggaggcttgagcctcttgaaaggaggcttctgaggcctcttgaaaggaagcctggagcctcttgaaaggaggcttctgagcctcttgaaaggaggcttctgagcctcttgaaaggaggctgagcctcttgaaaggaggcttctgagcctcttgaaaggaggcttgagcctcttgaaaggaggcttctgagcctcttgaaaggaggcttctgagcctcttgaaaggaggcctgagcctcttgaaaggaggcttctgagcctcttgaaaggaggcttctgaggcctctttaaaggaggcttctgagcctcttgaaaggaggcttcctgagcctcttgaaaggaagcctgaggcctcttgaaaggaggcttccggagcctcttgaaaggaggcatctgagcctcttgaaaggaggcttctgagcctcttgaaaagaggcttctgagcttcttgaaataaggcttctgagcctcttgaaaggaggcttctgagcctcttggaaggaggcttctgagcctcttgaaaggaggcttctgagcctcttgaaaggaggcttctgagcctcttgaaaggaggcttctgagcctcttgaaaggaggcttctgagcctcttgaaaggaggcttctgaggcctcttgaaaggaggcctgagcctcttgaaaggaggcttctgagc
Encoded proteins:
- the LOC134207949 gene encoding forkhead box protein P1-B isoform X4, which gives rise to MEVVCQLHLQLQKERDRLQAMILHLNKKNEMTRIPMAGASPFVPQIPPPPPPYDLIAGLRFPPAGPVTDGSMVEAALQLTTKQQQVLHHHHQQQQQQHHHQQQHQQPGRSSKGSIRAKYFGSPQDTDAGGYKEVHFPDVQDGECVDVQKNREFYRSHDVRPPFTYASLIRQSIIESPEKQLTLNEIYNWFQNTFCYFRRNAATWKNAIRTNLSLHKCFVRYEDDFGSFWMVDDNEFLKRRHLSRGRPRKYDITMSLDTAAAGTGADGNPEGPAGAMPSGSGATPPPLMHHHTVGALCYDDGGASGAGVGLLRSPKKEFGRR